ATCCGCGCAGGCAAGCAGGTGCTGCTGGCCAACAAAGAGTCGCTGGTCACCTGCGGCCGCCTGTTTATGGACGCGGTGCGGCAAAGCCAGGCGCAACTGCTGCCGCTCGACAGCGAGCACAACGCGATTTTTCAGAGTTTGCCTGAGAGTATTCAGCGCCAGTTGGGATACTCTTTACTGGACAGTCATGGTGTTTCGCGCATCGTACTTACCGGCTCCGGCGGCCCGTTCCGCACCACGCCGCTGGAACAGTTCGCCGCGATGACGCCGGATCAAGCCTGCGCCCACCCGAACTGGTCGATGGGGCGCAAGATCTCGGTGGATTCCGCCACCATGATGAACAAAGGTCTGGAATACATTGAGGCCCGCTGGCTGTTTAACGCCTCGGCCGAGCAAATGGAAGTGATCCTGCACCCGCAGTCGGTGATTCACTCGATGGTGCGCTATGCCGACGGCAGCGTGCTGGCGCAGCTGGGTACGCCGGATATGCGCACGCCGATCGCCCACGCGATGGCGTATCCGCAGCGCGTGAACTCCGGCGTGGAAGCGCTGGACTTCTGCCGCATCGGTTCGCTGACCTTCGCTGAACCGGAACGCGAGCGTTATCCTTGCCTGTATTTGGCGATCGAAGCGTTCGAGGCCGGCCAGGCGGCGACCACCGCGCTGAACGCGGCCAATGAAATCGCCGTGGCGGCATTTTTGCAGCAGCAGATTCGTTTCACCGACATTGCGGCGGTCAACCGCCAGGTGGTGGAGCGTCTCGCGCTGCAGGAACCGACCTGCATCGAAGCGGTCTTAGACATTGACCGCCAGGCGCGCGCCGCCGCCGAGGAACGCGTTCGCGCGTTGTGCGGCTGATCACGGCGATTATCCGATTTTGCTCGTAATTCGCGCGTGCCGCCGCGGGGCCGTTTGTTCATGCCCCGCTGAGGTGGTATAGTCTGCGCCACCTGTCAGCGGTTATACCGTTGAATTATGGCTCGATTGGCGCCTTGTGCGCCAATGGCGACCCGGCTGCGTCGGGTATCGCGAGGGCAGGCTGAAAGCCGTGTCGGGCACACGGCTTTTTTTGCGCGTAAGGGTCTGATGTTCCGGAAAGGCAGTTATATTTCTATTGAGGAAATAAGTACGAGTTATGTCGTCCGCAAACCAACAAGAGGCTAATCCATCTTCCCCGGGGCCGCGCCATGTCGCCATTATCATGGACGGTAACGGACGCTGGGCCAAACGTCAGGGCAAGTTACGTGTCTTCGGTCATAAAGCAGGGGTGAAATCGGTTCGCCGCGCGGTCAGTTTTGCCGCCAGCCACCATTTAGATGCACTCACGCTTTATGCCTTCAGCAGCGAAAACTGGAACCGTCCGGTGCAGGAAGTATCCGCCCTGATGGAGCTTTTTGTCCGCGCTTTGGATAGTGAAGTAAAAAGCCTGCATAAACATAACGTCAGGTTGCGGGTAATCGGCGATATCAGCCGGTTCAGCGCGCGTTTGCAGGAGCGGATCCGCCGCTCTGAAACACTGACGGAAAATAACGATGGCCTGACGCTCAATATCGCTGCCAACTACGGCGGCCGTTGGGATATCATTCAGGGAGTAAGGGAACTGGCCGAGCAGGTACGGGGCGGGGAGTTGCACCCGGATCAGATCAGCGAGGAATTATTGAGCGAACGGGTTTGCATGAGCGACCTGGCGCCGGTGGATCTGGTTATCCGCACCGGTGGCGAGCATCGCATCAGTAACTTCCTGCTGTGGCAAATCGCCTATGCTGAACTTTACTTTACTGATGTGCTCTGGCCTGATTTCGATGAACTTGTCTTTGAAGGTGCGCTGAATGCATTTGCACAACGTGAGCGCCGCTTCGGGGGAACAACACCTATCGGCGCCGATGCGTCCTAGGGAGAACTTTTGCTGAAGTATCGCCTCATAACTGCTCTGATTTTAATCCCGATCGTTATCGCGGCGCTGTTCCTGTTGCCGCCGCTGGCCTTTGCTCTGGTAACGCTCGTCGTGTGCATGTTAGCAGCCTGGGAGTGGGGCCAACTGGCCGGTTTTACCTCCCGTTCGCAGCGCATCTGGCTGGCGATACTGTGCGGTTTTCTGCTGGCGCTGATGATGCTCAGCGTTCCCGCCTACCATCAATCCGTGCCGCAGGTAAGCGGCTCGCTGTGGCTATCGCTGGCCTGGTGGCTGGCGGCGCTGCTGCTGGTGCTGTTTTACCCCGGCTCGGCCGCCATCTGGCGCAATTCGCGCCCGCTGCGCCTGCTGTTTGGCCTGCTGACCATCGTGCCGTTCTTCTGGGGCATGCTGGCGCTGCGCCAGTTCGGCTATGAGCAAAACCCGTTTACCGGCGCCTGGTGGCTGCTGTACGTGATGCTGCTGGTGTGGGGCGCGGATTCCGGTGCCTATATGTTCGGCAAGCTGTTCGGCAAGCATAAGCTGGCGCCGAAGGTCTCGCCGGGTAAAACCTGGGAAGGGTTGATCGGCGGGCTGCTGACATCGGCGGTCATTTCCTGGCTGTTCGGCCGCTACGCGCCGCTGAACGTGGTGCCGACCACGCTGTTGGCCTGTTCGGTGATCGCCGCGCTGGCTTCGGTGCTGGGCGATTTGACCGAAAGCATGTTCAAACGCGAAGCGGGCATCAAGGACAGCGGTCATTTGATTCCCGGCCACGGCGGCATACTGGATCGTATCGACAGCCTGACCGCGGCGGTGCCGGTGTTTGCCTGCCTGATGCTGTTGGTGTTTTAATCCGTCAATGACGGAAAGTGAGGGATGATGGTCAGCGTGCTTTGGAACCTGGTGGCGTTTCTGATTGCGCTCGGTATTTTGATTACCGTGCACGAGTTCGGACACTTTTGGGTTGCCCGTCGTTGCGGCGTGCGCGTTGAACGCTTCTCCATCGGCTTCGGCCGGGCGCTGTGGCGCCGCACCGATCGCCAGGGCACCGAGTACGTCATCGCTTTGATTCCGCTCGGTGGCTACGTGAAGATGCTGGACGAGCGCGTGGAGTCGGTGGCGCCGGAAATGCGCCATCAGGCCTTTAACAACAAAACCGTCTGGCAGCGCGCGGCCATCATCAGCGCCGGCCCCATCGCCAACTTCCTGTTTGCTATCCTTGCCTATTGGCTGGTGTTCATCATCGGCGTGCCGAGTTTCCGCCCGGTGATCGGCGAAATCGCGCCGCAATCCATCGCCGCCAAGGCCGAAATTTCGTCTGGCATGGAACTAAAGTCGGTTGACGGCATCGAAACGCCTGATTGGGAGTCAGTTCGTCTGGCGCTGGTGGCGAAGATTGGCGATGCGCAAACCGAAGTCGGCGTCGCGCCGTTCGGTTCTTCGCAGGTGGTGACCAAAACCCTGGATTTGCGCCAGTGGAACTTTGAACCGGACAAGCAGGATCCCGTTGTCGCGCTGGGCATTATGCCGCGCGGCCCGCAGATCGAATCCGTGTTGGCGGAAGTACAGCCTAACTCGGCGGCGCAAAAGGCGGGTTTACAAGCGGGGGACAGGATCGTTAAAGTCGATGGTCAGCCGTTGGGTCGTTGGCAGACGCTGGTGAAGCGTATCCACGATGGCCCGGGGCAACCGCTGGCTTTGGAGATTGAAAGAAACGGCGCCCCCTTGTCTTTGACGCTGATACCGGATACAAAGCCGGTGGGAAAAGACAAATCGGTGGGGTTTGCAGGCATCATTCCAAAAGTGCTGCCGCTGCCGGACGAGTATAAAACGATTCGCCAGTATGGACCGTTCCCGGCGCTGTATCAGGCCGGCGACAAGACCTGGCAGCTGATGCGGCTGACGGTCAACATGCTGGGCAAATTAATAACCGGTGATGTAAAGCTGAACAACCTGAGTGGCCCGATCTCGATTGCACAGGGAGCTGGGGCGTCAGCCGGAGTCGGGTTCGTGTATTATCTGATGTTCCTGGCGTTGATTAGCGTCAACCTGGGTATCATCAACCTGTTCCCATTACCGGTGTTAGATGGTGGGCATCTCCTCTTCCTGGCGATAGAAAAGCTGAAGGGTGGGCCGGTTTC
Above is a window of Serratia nematodiphila DZ0503SBS1 DNA encoding:
- the ispC gene encoding 1-deoxy-D-xylulose-5-phosphate reductoisomerase, with amino-acid sequence MKQLTILGSTGSVGTSTLAVVRANPERFAIKALVAGRNVAVMAQQCIEFRPAFAAMADESAARELRAILAENGVATEVLAGEQAACELAALDDVDQVTAAIVGAAGLLPTLAAIRAGKQVLLANKESLVTCGRLFMDAVRQSQAQLLPLDSEHNAIFQSLPESIQRQLGYSLLDSHGVSRIVLTGSGGPFRTTPLEQFAAMTPDQACAHPNWSMGRKISVDSATMMNKGLEYIEARWLFNASAEQMEVILHPQSVIHSMVRYADGSVLAQLGTPDMRTPIAHAMAYPQRVNSGVEALDFCRIGSLTFAEPERERYPCLYLAIEAFEAGQAATTALNAANEIAVAAFLQQQIRFTDIAAVNRQVVERLALQEPTCIEAVLDIDRQARAAAEERVRALCG
- the ispU gene encoding (2E,6E)-farnesyl-diphosphate-specific ditrans,polycis-undecaprenyl-diphosphate synthase, which gives rise to MSSANQQEANPSSPGPRHVAIIMDGNGRWAKRQGKLRVFGHKAGVKSVRRAVSFAASHHLDALTLYAFSSENWNRPVQEVSALMELFVRALDSEVKSLHKHNVRLRVIGDISRFSARLQERIRRSETLTENNDGLTLNIAANYGGRWDIIQGVRELAEQVRGGELHPDQISEELLSERVCMSDLAPVDLVIRTGGEHRISNFLLWQIAYAELYFTDVLWPDFDELVFEGALNAFAQRERRFGGTTPIGADAS
- the cdsA gene encoding phosphatidate cytidylyltransferase; amino-acid sequence: MLKYRLITALILIPIVIAALFLLPPLAFALVTLVVCMLAAWEWGQLAGFTSRSQRIWLAILCGFLLALMMLSVPAYHQSVPQVSGSLWLSLAWWLAALLLVLFYPGSAAIWRNSRPLRLLFGLLTIVPFFWGMLALRQFGYEQNPFTGAWWLLYVMLLVWGADSGAYMFGKLFGKHKLAPKVSPGKTWEGLIGGLLTSAVISWLFGRYAPLNVVPTTLLACSVIAALASVLGDLTESMFKREAGIKDSGHLIPGHGGILDRIDSLTAAVPVFACLMLLVF
- the rseP gene encoding sigma E protease regulator RseP is translated as MVSVLWNLVAFLIALGILITVHEFGHFWVARRCGVRVERFSIGFGRALWRRTDRQGTEYVIALIPLGGYVKMLDERVESVAPEMRHQAFNNKTVWQRAAIISAGPIANFLFAILAYWLVFIIGVPSFRPVIGEIAPQSIAAKAEISSGMELKSVDGIETPDWESVRLALVAKIGDAQTEVGVAPFGSSQVVTKTLDLRQWNFEPDKQDPVVALGIMPRGPQIESVLAEVQPNSAAQKAGLQAGDRIVKVDGQPLGRWQTLVKRIHDGPGQPLALEIERNGAPLSLTLIPDTKPVGKDKSVGFAGIIPKVLPLPDEYKTIRQYGPFPALYQAGDKTWQLMRLTVNMLGKLITGDVKLNNLSGPISIAQGAGASAGVGFVYYLMFLALISVNLGIINLFPLPVLDGGHLLFLAIEKLKGGPVSERVQDYSYRIGSIVLVLLMGLALFNDFSRL